DNA from Variovorax sp. PBL-H6:
TGTCGGTGCCGATCACATCGGCACCGGGGAATCGATGCACCAGCAGCTCGGTGGAATTGCCTGGCCCGCAGCCCAGGTCTACCGCGTGGGTTGCCGAGGACAGCGGAACCCGCGCCAGCAGTTCCTGCGCAGGGCGCGTGCGCTCGTCCTCGTAGCGACGATAGAGCGCGGGGTTCCAGTCGAGCATTGCTGGTGACTGACAGGGCGAACTCAGAGCAGGTGGGCGACGCCGGCCTGCTCGTCCTGCAGTTCCTTCAGGGTCTTGTCGATGCGTTCCTGGCTGAACTTGTCGATCTCCAGGCCTTCGACCAGCTTGTATTCGCCGTTCTCGGTGGTGACGGGGAAGCCGAAGATCACGTCCTTCGGAATTCCGTACTGGCCATCGGAAGGGATGCCCATGGTGACCCACTTGCCATTGGAGCCCAGCGCCCAGTCGCGCATGTGGTCGATGGCGGCATTCGCTGCCGAAGCGGCCGACGAAAGGCCGCGTGCCTCGATGATGGCAGCGCCACGCTTGCCCACGGTCGGCAGGAAGACGTCGGCGTTCCAGACCTGGTCGTTGATGAGATCCTTGACGCTCTTGCCATTCACCGTTGCGAAGCGGTAGTCGGCGTACATGGTGGGCGAGTGGTTGCCCCAGACGGTGAGCTTCTCGATGTCGCCCACGGCGGTGCCGGTCTTCGCGGCGATCTGGCTGGCGGCACGGTTGTGGTCCAGCCGCAGCATGGCGGTGAAGTTCTTGCGCGGCAGGCTGGGCGCGCTCTTCATCGCGATGTAGGCGTTGGTGTTGGCCGGGTTGCCGACCACCAGCACCTTGACGTTGCGGCTGGCGACCTGGTCCAGGGCCTTGCCCTGGGCGGTGAAGATCTGGGCGTTGGCAGCCAGCAGGTCTGCGCGCTCCATGCCTGGGCCGCGCGGGCGGGCGCCGACGAGCAGCGCATAGTCCGCGTCCTTGAAGGCGACCAGCGGATCGCCGGTGGGGATCACGCCCGCCAGCAGTGGGAAGGCGCAGTCCTCGAGCTCCATGATCACGCCCTTGAGCGCCTTCTGCGCTTTCTCGTCCGGGATCTCGAGCAGTTGCAGGATGACCGGCTGGTCCTTGCCGAGCATCTCGCCGGAGGCGATGCGGAACAGCAGGGCGTAACCGATTTGGCCGGCGGCGCCGGTGACGGCAACGCGAACAGGCTTTTTGCTCATGGGAAAAACTCCAGGAAAGGTGAAAACGGTGCGCGGTCGCGGTTGCGGCCGCGGAGGTCGGTGCCGGGCGAGGCGCCCGGTCGCATAGGCCGGCTCGGATTTTATGCCGATTTGCGCTTTGGATGGCGCCAGTCTTGTGTCTTATATAAGATGTCGCCGAACACGCCGCCGTGGCGCACCCCGCCCTGCCAATGACCACCTCCCCCATCGCGCTTGCCGAGCCGGCGACGCCCTCGTTCAGCCCGCTCTACCAGCAGATCAAGTCCCTGATCCTGCAGAGTCTGCACGCCGGCGAATGGAAGCCGGGTGAACCGATCCCGAGCGAGATCGAACTGGCCTCGCGCTTCCGCGTGAGCCAGGGCACGGTGCGCAAGGCCATCGACGAACTGGCGGCCGAGAACCTGGTGGTGCGCCGCCAGGGCAAGGGCACCTTTGTCGCCACCCACGCCGAGCAGCATGTGCAGTACCGCTTTCTGAAGCTGGTCCCCGACAGCGGCGACGTCGACAGCGAGGGACCGGCCGAGCGCGAGATCGTCGACTGCCGGCGGCTGCGCGCCAGCGCCGATGTTGCGCGCCTGCTCGCGCTGCGCACCGGCGACGCGGTGCTGCAGGTACGACGCGTGCTCACCTATCGCGGCACGCCCACCATCCTGGAAGACCTCTGGCTGCCCGGCGCGCCCTTCAAGGGCCTCACGGCCGAGCGACTGACCGCCTGGCACGGGCCGATGTACGCGATGTTCGAGACCGAGTTCGGCGTGCGCATGGTACGTGCCGAAGAGAAGATCCGCGCCGTGCTGCCCGACGAGGCGCAGGCCGCCCTGCTTGGTGTCGGCACCGCCACGCCGCTCCTGAGCGTGGAGCGCCTTGCCCACACCTACCACGACACGCCGATGGAACTGCGCCGCGGCCTCTACCGCACCGACACGCACCACTACCGCAATGAACTCGGCTGAGCGCCTTCACGCTGCAGCCCATCAAGGCGGCGACTCGCCAACATCCGAGCGCCGCGCTGCGGTGACAGTTCGGCCTCAACTGCCCGATGGTGCATTGCAATAGAATTTTGCGTTGTTTGCATTTCCGTCAAAGAACAAGCCGCCCCCTCTAAAAATTCTGAAAGCCCACATGACAGAGCTGGCCAAACCTCCCCGATCGCAGCGGCGCGAGTTCCGCAACATCAACGCCTTTACCGATCTCACCACCTACCGGCTGCCGCCGGCCGGCCTCGTGTCGATCCTGCACCGTGTGAGCGGCGCGCTGATGTTCCTGCTCCTGCCCTTCGTGATCTGGATGTTCGACACGTCGGTATCTTCCGAATACTCCTATGTCCGCTTCAAGGCCGCCTTCAACAGCGGCATTGGTTTCGTTCCGGGCTGGTTCCTGAAGCTTGTCGCGCTGGCGCTGATCTGGTCCTACCTGCATCACTTCATCGCCGGGCTGCGCCACCTGTGGATGGACGTGAGCCATGCCGCAGTGAGCAGGGAATTCGGGCACAGCTCGGCCATCGCCACGCTGGCCATCAGCATCCTGCTGACCGTCGTGCTCGGCGCGAAGCTGTTCGGTCTTTATTGATTTTGAGGGCCAGACCTTCGGCTCTGACTCCAACTGATTGGGAAACTGACTCATGTCTGTGAACTACGGCTCCAAGCGCATCGTCGTCGGCGCGCACTACGGTCTGCGCGACTGGCTCAGCCAGCGCATCACCGGCGCCCTGATGGCGCTCTTCACCATCATCCTGCTGGCGCAGGTGCTCTTCATGCGCGGGCCGGTCGGCTACGACGCGTGGGCCGGCATCTTTGCCTCGCAATGGATGAAGGTGCTCACCTTCGTGGTGATCGCCTCGGTGCTCTATCACGTGTGGGTCGGCATGCGCGACATCTGGATGGACTATGTCCAGCCAGTCGGCATCCGTCTCGTCTTGCAGGTTTTCACGATCGTCTGGCTTGTGGCGTGCGCGGGTTGGGCCATTCAAGTGCTCTGGAGAGTCTGACCGCCATGTCCTATACCAAAGAACAAATCACGAAGCGCAAGTTCGACGTCATCATCGTCGGCGCCGGCGGCTCCGGCATGCGCGCCTCGCTGCAGCTGGCGCGTGCGGGGCTGAACGTGGCCGTACTCTCGAAGGTCTTCCCGACCCGCTCGCACACCGTCGCCGCCCAGGGCGGCGTGGGCGCCTCACTCGGCAACATGAGCGAGGACAACTGGCACTACCACTTCTACGACACGATCAAGGGCTCCGATTGGCTCGGCGACCAGGATGCGATCGAGTTCATGTGCCGCGAGGCCCCGAAGGTGGTCTACGAGCTCGAGCACTTCGGCATGCCTTTCGACCGCAACCCGGACGGCACCATCTACCAGCGCCCCTTTGGCGGTCACACGGCCAACTATGGCGAGAAGCCGGTGCAGCGGGCCTGCGCCGCCGCCGACCGCACCGGCCACGCCATGCTGCACACGCTCTACCAGAAGAACGTGGAAGCCCGCACCCAGTTCTTCGTCGAGTGGATGGCGCTCGACCTGATCCGCGACGCCGAGGGCGACGTGGTGGGCGTGACCGCACTGGAGATGGAAACCGGCGACCTGCACATCCTGCAGGCCAAGACCGTGCTGTTGGCGACCGGCGGCGCGGGCCGCATCTTCGGCGCATCGACCAATGCCTTCATCAACACCGGCGACGGCCTCGGCATGGCGGCGCGCTCGGGCATTCCGCTGCAGGACATGGAGTTCTGGCAGTTCCACCCGACCGGCGTGGCCGGCGCCGGCGTGCTGCTGACCGAGGGCTGCCGCGGCGAGGGCGCAATCCTCATCAACAGCAACGGTGAGCGCTTCATGGAACGCTACGCGCCGACCCTGAAGGACCTGGCGCCGCGCGATTTCGTCTCGCGCTCGATGGACCAGGAGATCAAGGAAGGCCGCGGCTGCGGCCCGAACAAGGACTACGTGCTGCTCAAGATGGACCACCTGGGAGCGGAGACCATCCACAAGCGCTTGCCTTCGGTGTACGAGATCGGCGTCAACTTCGCCAACGTCGACATCACCAAGGAGCCGATCCCGGTGGTGCCGACCATCCACTACCAGATGGGCGGCATCCCGACCAACATCAATGGCCAGGTCGTGGTGCAGAGGGGCGAGGACAACAGCGCTGTGATCAATGGCCTGTACGCTGTGGGTGAATGCTCCTGCGTGAGCGTGCACGGTGCCAATCGCCTGGGCACGAACTCGCTGCTCGACCTGCTGGTGTTCGGCCGCGCGGCGGGCAACCACATCGTCGAGTTCAACGACAAGCAGCGCGAGCACAAGCCCCTGCCTGCGGACGCCGCCGACCGCACGCTGGAGCGCCTGAACCAGCTCGAGGCCTCGACCTCGGGCGAATATGCGCAGGATGTGGCGGGCGAGATCCGCACGGTGATGCAGAAGCACGCCGCCGTGTTCCGCACCCAGGCCTCGATGGACGAAGGCGTCCAGAAGATCGCAGCCGTGCGCGCGCGCGTCGCCAACGTCACGCTCAAGGACAAGTCGCGCATCTTCAACACGGCGCGCATCGAGGCGCTGGAAGTCGACAACCTGATCGAGGTGGCACAGGCCACGATGGTCTCGGCGGCCGCACGCAAGGAATGCCGCGGCGCCCACACGGTCGAAGACTACGAGCGCCCAGCCGACGATCCGGTAGCGCCGCTCGGCCGCGACGATGCGAACTGGATGAAGCACACGCTGTGGTACAGCGAGAACAACCGCCTGTCGTACAAGCCCGTCCAGCTGAAGCCGCTGACGGTCGACTCCGTGCCGCCCAAGGTCCGCACGTTCTAAAAACACATCACAAGGTTTTCACGATGAAGCGCACATTCCAGATCTACCGCTACGACCCGGACAAGGACGCCAAGCCCTACATGCAGACGGTGGAGATCGAGCTCGACGGCCACGAGCGCATGCTGCTCGACGCCCTCATGAAGCTCAAGGCGCAGGATCCATCGCTGTCATTCCGCCGCTCCTGCCGCGAGGGCGTCTGCGGCTCGGACGCGATGAACATCAACGGCAAGAACGGCCTGGCCTGCCTGACCAACATGAACACGCTCAAGGGCACGGTGGTGTTGAAGCCGCTGCCCGGCCTGCCGGTGATCCGCGACCTGATCGTGGACATGACGCAGTTCTTCAAGCAGTACAACTCGATCAAGCCCTACCTCCAGAATGACACCGTGCCACCCGAAAAGGAGCGCCTGCAGTCGCCCGAGGAGCGCGATGAGCTCAACGGCCTGTACGAGTGCATCCTGTGCGCGAGCTGCTCGACCAGCTGCCCGAGCTTCTGGTGGAACCCGGACAAGTTCGTGGGCCCCGCCGGCCTGCTGCAGGCCTACCGCTTCATCGCAGACAGCCGCGACGAAGCAACGGCCGAGCGCCTGGACAACCTGGAAGACCCGTACCGCCTGTTCCGCTGCCACACGATCATGAACTGCGTGGACGTGTGCCCGAAGAGCCTGAATCCCACCAAGGCCATCGGCAAGATCAAGGAACTGATGGTGCGCCGCGCCATCTAGCCATTTGCGGACACCATGCAAACGGCCTCCAGCTTCGATCAGCCGATCAGCGAACGCGCGCTGAGCAAGCTCAAGTGGCGCTGCCGGCGCGGCTTGCTCGAAAACGACCTGTTCATCGCCCGTTTCTTCGAGCTGCACGAGCAAGGTCTGACCTGCGGGCAGGCGCAGGCCATGGAGACATTGATGGACCTGTCGGACAACGATCTGCTCGACCTCTTGCTTCGAAGAAAGGAGCCCGAGCCCGGATGGGCCGGCGCCGAAGTGATCGAACTGTTGCAGCTGATGCGTACCGAGGGCGCGCACCCCCTCTCATCTTGATCATTTTTTGAAAGACACTCGCAATGAAAGCATCCGACACCAAAGCCACCCTGTCGTTCAGCAACGGCGGACAAAGCGTCGAGCTGCCGATCTACAAGGGCACGATGGGTCCCGAAGTGATCGACATCCGCAAGCTCTATGCGCAGACCGGCATGTTCACATACGACCCGGGCTTCATGTCGACGGCCTCGTGCGAATCGGCCATCACGTACATCGACGGCGACAAGGGTGAACTGCTCTACCGCGGCTACCCGATCGAGCAGCTCGCGACCAACTGCGACTTCCTCGAGACCTGTCATCTGCTGTTGTACGGCGAGCTGCCGAACGAAGGCGAGAAGACTGCGTTCACAAAGCTCGTGACCAACCACACCATGGTCAACGAGCAGATGCAGTTCTTCCTGCGCGGCTTCCGCCGCGATGCGCACCCGATGGCCATCATGACCGGCCTGGTGGGCGCGCTGTCGGCCTTCTATCACGACAGCACGGACATCAACAACCCGAAGCACCGCGAAATTGCCGCGATCCGACTGATCGCGAAGATGCCGACGCTGGTGGCCATGGCCTACAAGTACACCATCGGCCAGCCGTACATGTACCCGAAGAACGATCTCAGCTATGCGGGCAACTTCCTGCACATGATGTTTGCGACGCCGTGCGAGGAATACAAGGTGAGCCCGGTCCTCGAGCGCGCGCTCGATCGCATCTTCATCCTGCACGCCGATCACGAGCAGAACGCCTCCACCTCCACAGTGCGCCTGTGCGGATCATCGGGTACCAACCCGTTTGCGGCGATCGCGGCCGGCGTGGCCTGCCTCTGGGGCCCGGCCCACGGCGGCGCCAACGAGGCGGCGCTCAACATGCTCTACGACATCCAGAAGGCCGGCGGCGTCGACAAGATCGGCGAGTTCATCAAGCAGGTCAAGGACAAGAGCTCGAACGTGAAGCTGATGGGCTTCGGACACCGCGTGTACAAGAACTACGATCCGCGCGCCAAGCTGATGCAGGAAACCTGCCGCGAGGTGCTTGGCGAATTGGGCCTGGAGAACGATCCGCTGTTCAAACTGGCCATGGCGCTCGAGAAGATCGCCCTGGAAGACGAATACTTCGTCTCGCGCAAGCTCTACCCCAACGTGGACTTCTACTCGGGCATCGTGCAGCGGGCAATTGGGATTCCGGTGCCACTGTTCACCGCCATCTTCGCGCTCGCTCGCACGGTCGGCTGGATCGCCCAACTCAATGAAATGATCGGCGACCCGGAGTACAAGATCGGCCGCCCGCGCCAGCTCTTCGAAGGCTCGCCGAAGCGCGACGTGCAGCCCCTCGCCAAGCGCTGATCGTTCGCGGCGCTCAGCCTGAAAAGCTGCCCTCGGGCAGCTTTTCTGCGTTTTGGCTGACAAACGCGTACAGGCGGCGAGCGCAGGCTGCGAAGCACTTTAACGAAGGAGTACTTTTATGAAGAAGCTTGCCGCATTGATCGCCGTCGCATTCACCCTCGCCGTTCCGCTCCACGGCTGCAACACCTGGAGGGGCGCCGGCCAGGACGTGCAGAAGGCCGGTGAAAAGATGGAAGACTCCTCCAAGAAGCGTCAATAAGCGACCTGGACAAGCATCGCACACCGGCAATCATGTCATCGCAGTTCGCGATGACCAGGGAATAAAAACAGAGGGACAATAGGGGCCTCCATCTCCATACGAGATGCATGCCCCTTATGTCCTCGTCCGAACGAAGCTTCGCCCGCCGCATCGACCTCACGTCGCTGCAATTGTTCGTGGCCGTCTGCGAACTCGGCAGCATTGGGCGCGCCGCGGAGCGCGAGTTCATCGCCGCTTCCGCGATCAGCAAGCGACTGTCGGATCTGGAGACCACTCTCGGCACCCCCCTGCTCTATCGCCACGCGCGCGGTGTCGACTTGACGCCCGCCGGTGAGAGCCTGTTGCACCATGCGCGCTCCGTGCTCTACAGCCTGGAGAAGATGCAGGGCGAGCTCAGTGAATACGCCGACGGCGTGCGCGGCCATGTGCGCGTGCACGCCAACATCTCGGCCATCGTGCAATTCCTGCCCGAGGACCTCGGCGCCTTCACGCGCGAGCACGACGCAATCAAGATCGACCTTGAAGAACATCTCAGCAGCGAGGTGGTGCGCGCGGTTCACGAGGGCGCGGCCGATCTCGGCATCTGCCACATGCCCGAGGGCACGAACGAGTTGCAGAGCCTGCTCTATCGCCATGACACCCTGGTGCTGATCGCGCCTGCAGGCCATCCGCTTGCGGGTCGCGGCGCGATCGACTTCGCCGATTCGCTCGCCTTCGACCACGTGGGCTTGCACACCAACAGTTCGATCTACGTCGCGATGCACCAGGCTGCGCTGGCCGCAGGCCGCACCATCAAGCTGCGCATCCATGTCACCGGGCTGGACGCGATGTGCCGGATGATCGAGAACGGCCTGGGTGTTGGCGTGATGCCGCAACGCGCCTTCGAGCTGATGCAGGGCGGGATCGGTCGCGGCCTGCGCAGCATCGCGCTCGAGGATGCCTGGGCCGCACGCGAGATCCGGCTCGTGGCACGCGACTTCTCCACACTCCCCGTCGCAGCCCGCACCCTGGTCAAGCACCTGCAGGCGCCCGAGGCGGCAGCTGATCCGCTGGCGGCCTGACGCCGGCCGACAAACAGTTTCATCCCCACGAAAGAGACCATCACCATGGCACGCACGCTCTACGACAAGCTTTGGGACGAACACGTCGTCCATACCGAGGAAGACGGCACCTCGATCCTGTACATCGATCGCCATCTGGTCCACGAAGTGACCAGCCCACAGGCCTTCGAAGGGCTGCGCGAGGCAGGTCGCAAGCTGTGGCGCATCAGCTCTGTGGTCGCGACTGCCGACCACAACACGCCCACCACGCATTGGGAGCGCGGCTACGATGGCATTGCCGACCCGATCAGCAAGGAACAGATCACCACCCTCGACAGCAACATCCGGGAGTTCGGCGCCGCCGCCTTCTTCCCCTTCCTGAGCAAGCGTCAGGGCATCGTCCACGTGATCGGACCCGAGTCGGGCGCCACGCTGCCTGGCATGACGGTCGTGTGCGGCGATTCGCACACTTCGACGCACGGCGCGTTCGGTGCGCTGGCGCACGGCATCGGCACCAGCGAGGTCGAGCACGTGATGGCCACGCAGACGCTGTTGGCAAGGAAAGCCAAGAACCTGCTCGTGAAAGTCGAGGGCAAGCTCGCAGCTGGCTGCACCGCCAAGGACATCGTGCTGGCCATCATCGGCCGCATCGGCACCGCGGGGGGCACCGGCTACACCATCGAGTTCGCCGGCTCGGCAATCCGCGATCTCAGCATGGAAGGCCGCATGACGGTCTGCAACATGGCGATCGAGGCCGGCGCGCGCGCCGGCCTGGTGGGGGTGGACGAGAAAACCATCGCCTATGTCAAGGGCCGGCCCATGGCGCCCGCCGGCGTCGAATGGGACCAGGCGGTCGAATACTGGAAGACGCTGCAGTCCGACCCGGGCGCGCACTTCGACACCGTGGTCGAGCTCGACGCGACGCAAATCAGGCCGCAGGTCACCTGGGGCACCTCGCCCGAGATGGTGGTACCGGTGGACGGCCGCGTGCCGGACCCCGACAAGGAGAAGGACGCCAGCAAGCGCGGCGCCATCGAGCGCGCCCTGAGCTACATGGGCCTGGAGCCGAACAAGGCGATGAACGACATCTTCATCGACAAGGTCTTCATCGGCTCCTGCACCAACAGCCGCATCGAGGACATGCGCGAGGCCGCAGCCATGGTCAAGAAGCTGGGCCAGAAGGTCGCGAAGAACGTCAAGCTTGCGATGGTCGTGCCTGGCTCCGGCCTTGTGAAGGAACAGGCCGAGCGCGAGGGCCTGGATCAGATCTTCAAGGCCGCTGGCTTCGAATGGCGCGAGCCCGGCTGCTCCATGTGCCTGGCGATGAACGCCGATCGGCTGGAGCCCGGCGAGCGCTGCGCCTCGACCAGCAATCGCAACTTCGAAGGCCGGCAGGGCGCCGGCGGCCGAACCCATCTCGTGAGTCCCGCCATGGCTGCTGCGGCCGCGGTGCACGGCCACTTCGTCGATGTCCGCCAATTCGCCTGAGGAGTCAAGATCATGCAGAAATTCACCGTCCACAAGGGTCTCGTGGCACCGATGGACCGCGAAAACGTCGACACCGACGCCATCATTCCCAAGCAGTTCCTGAAGTCGATCAGGAAGACCGGCTTCGGGCCCAACCTGTTCGACGCCTGGCGCTACCTCGATCCGGGCGAGCCGGGCCAGGACCCGGCTTCGCGCAAGCCCAACCCCGAGTTTGTGCTCAACCAGCCACGCTATGCGGGTGCCTCCATCCTGCTGGCCCGCCAGAACTTCGGCTGCGGCTCCTCGCGCGAGCACGCGCCGTGGGCGCTCGACCAGTACGGCTTTCGCGCCATCATCGCGCCAAGCTATGCGGACATTTTCTTCAACAACAGCTTCAAGAACGGGCTGTTGCCGATCGTGTTGTCCGAGTCGCAGGTGGCCCAGCTCTTCGACGAGACCTTCGCCTTCCCGGGCTACAGCCTGACCATCGACCTCGATCGTCAGGTCGTGATCAAGCCCGACGGCAGCGAGATCGCCTTCGAGGTCCAGGCCTTCCGCAAGTACTGCCTGATCAACGGCCTGGACGACATCGGACTGACCTTGCGGCACAAAGACAAGATTCAGGCCTTCGAGGCGGAGCGCCTGGCCCGCAAGCCCTGGCTGGCGCACCAGCTGATCGCCTGACGTTCTTCCATTCTTTCCAGAACAACCTCATGAAAATCGCAGTACTTCCCGGTGACGGCATCGGCACCGAAATCGTCGCCGAGGCCATCCGCGTGCTGGACACGCTGGATCTGTCCTTCGAGATGGAAACAGCCCTGGTCGGCGGCGCGGCCTATGAAGCCCACGGGCATCCGCTGCCCGAATCCACGCTCAAGCTGGCCAAGGAGGCTGACGCGGTGTTGTTCGGCGCCGTCGGCGACTGGAAATACGACAAGCTGGAGCGGTCGCTGCGGCCCGAGCAGGCCATCCTCGGCCTGCGCAAGAACCTGGGCCTGTTTGCCAACTTCCGCCCGGCGATCTGCTACGAGCAACTCGTCGACGCCTCCAGCCTCAAGCCCGAGCTGATCGCGGGCCTGGACATCCTGATCATCCGCGAGCTCACCGGCGACATCTACTTCGGCCAGCCTCGGGGCCGCCGCACCGCGCCAGACGGCCATTTCCCGGGCGCCGAGGAGGCCTTCGACACGATGCGCTATTCACGACCGGAGATCGAGCGCATCGCTCATGTCGCCTTCCAGGCCGCACGCAAGCGCAGCAAGCGGGTGACCAGCGTGGACAAGGCCAACGTGCTGGAGACCTTCCAGCTCTGGAAGGACGTGGTGAGCGAGGTAGGCAAGGAATACCCGGACGTCGAACTCGACCACATGTACGTGGACAACGCCGCGATGCAGCTGGTCAAGGCGCCCAAGAAGTTCGACGTGGTGGTCACGGGCAACATGTTCGGCGACATCCTCTCCGACGAGGCGGCCATGCTGACCGGCTCCATCGGAATGCTTCCCTCGGCCTCGCTCAATGCCAGCGACCAGGGCCTCTACGAGCCCAGCCACGGCAGCGCACCCGACATTGCGGGCAAAGGGGTCGCCAATCCTTTGGCTACAAT
Protein-coding regions in this window:
- the leuB gene encoding 3-isopropylmalate dehydrogenase, with protein sequence MKIAVLPGDGIGTEIVAEAIRVLDTLDLSFEMETALVGGAAYEAHGHPLPESTLKLAKEADAVLFGAVGDWKYDKLERSLRPEQAILGLRKNLGLFANFRPAICYEQLVDASSLKPELIAGLDILIIRELTGDIYFGQPRGRRTAPDGHFPGAEEAFDTMRYSRPEIERIAHVAFQAARKRSKRVTSVDKANVLETFQLWKDVVSEVGKEYPDVELDHMYVDNAAMQLVKAPKKFDVVVTGNMFGDILSDEAAMLTGSIGMLPSASLNASDQGLYEPSHGSAPDIAGKGVANPLATILSAAMMLRFSLNQAEAADRIESAVKHVLAQGLRTTDIWSEGTTKVGTREMGDAVVAAITKKTITG